From the genome of Eriocheir sinensis breed Jianghai 21 unplaced genomic scaffold, ASM2467909v1 Scaffold457, whole genome shotgun sequence, one region includes:
- the LOC126992421 gene encoding uncharacterized protein LOC126992421: protein MEASPKIQLHSQAKEIIYNVNQYFQKKENEGVIVEVSKATSRTAAATKVSLRTLSRICKEGRDNEESIELPKFKSPKKRQRTTPIADFFDDFNKGVLRRTVLSFYERKDIPTLDKIHKEIKESLSYPGSRETLRKVLKKIGFQYAKVNGRRFLMERSDVAYARCKFLREMRKHLSCEKNIVYLDETWVNQNYTVSKCWVDNNSEKAVGVKVPTGKGGRLIVLHAGTKDGFVSDASLIFMAKNDGDYHNQMNAESFEKWFQQQLLPNIHPSSVIVMDNASYHSRRINTITKWLQEKGVQVSQGFLKAELMQLVRQHTTDADVNNYVIEKMASEHGHTVVRLPPYHCQYNPIELIWAQVKGYVSVRNKFKIADLKPLTHEAINSITKENWKNAVAHAERIQEEDARKDVVIDKFVDSFVITLTSSDEESE, encoded by the coding sequence ATGGAAGCTTCTCCAAAGATACAGCTACATAGTCAAGcaaaagaaattatatataacgtaaaccAGTATTttcagaagaaggagaatgagggtgtCATTGTCGAAGTATCAAAGGCTACTTCCCGAACAGCTGCAGCAACAAAAGTGAGTCTGAGGACATTATCAAGAATttgcaaagaaggaagagataatgaagaaagCATTGAGTTGCCCAAATTTAAGTCTCCCAAGAAACGGCAAAGGACAACACCCATTGCCGATTTTTTTGACGACTTCAATAAGGGTGTTCTACGAAGAACTGTTCTCAGCTTCTATGAGCGAAAAGATATTCCCACACTGgataaaatacataaagaaattaaagaaagccTTTCTTACCCCGGCAGCCGAGAAACATTAAGAAAAGTTCTTAAGAAAATCGGATTTCAGTATGCCAAGGTCAACGGAAGAAGGTTTCTAATGGAACGCAGTGATGTTGCATATGCCCGATGCAAGTTtttaagagaaatgaggaagcaTTTGAGTTGTGAGAAAAATATTGTATACTTAGATGAAACCTGGGTAAATCAAAATTACACCGTTTCTAAATGTTGGGTTGACAACAATTCAGAGAAGGCTGTGGGTGTGAAAGTACCGACAGGCAAAGGGGGCCGCTTGATTGTTCTCCATGCTGGAACAAAAGATGGATTTGTTTCCGATGCTTCCCTTATCTTCATGGCAAAAAATGACGGTGACTACCACAATCAAATGAATGCCGAAAGTTTTGAGAAGTGGTTTCAGCAGCAACTTTTACCCAACATTCATCCTTCTTCAGTTATTGTGATGGATAATGCATCCTATCACTCTAGGAGAATAAACACAATCACGAAATGGCTGCAAGAGAAGGGAGTACAAGTTTCACAAGGATTCCTCAAGGCTGAGCTGATGCAACTTGTAAGGCAGCACACCACGGATGCAGATGTCAACAATTATGTGATTGAAAAAATGGCCTCAGAGCATGGCCATACGGTTGTGCGCCTTCCCCCATATCACTGTCAGTACAACCCAATTGAACTGATATGGGCTCAGGTTAAAGGGTATGTGTCAGTGAGAAACAAATTCAAGATCGCCGATTTGAAGCCACTCACGCATGAAGCAATTAACAGCATCACAAAGGAGAACTGGAAAAATGCTGTTGCACATGCTGAAAGAATACAAGAAGAAGATGCAAGAAAAGATGTCGTGATTGATAAGTTCGTAGATTCTTTCGTCATCACTCTAACATCTTCTGATGAGGAATCAGAGTGA